The nucleotide sequence CCGTGTAATTGAACGTAATCCAAACCTACATAGGTAGCTATTTCTTGAACCACTTCTGGTTCCTCATTAACAAAAACGCCCACTTTTTGAATGGAGCTCGGAAGGGTATCTGCGATTTCCTTCGCTTCTTCCTTTGTTACCATTCGCTTACTGTCCGCAAATACAAACCCAATAAAATCCGCACCTGACTCCACAACAGCTTTAGCTGCTTCGACTGTTTTAATCCCACAGATTTTGACTTTCATGATGTTTGCTCCCTATTAAATGGAATTCGTAGCTCTTCAAAGGTTTGTGCTAGATTTCCAGAACGCATCATCGTTTCACCAACTAGAATAGCGCGTGCCCCTGCTTTTTGTACCCGTTCTACGTCCGCCGTTGTTTTCATGCCACTTTCACTAATCAGCAAAGCATCCGAACGTTTAATATGCTGTGCTAGTCGTTCTGTAATACCGAGGTCTACCTCAAAGGTTTTCAAATTGCGATTATTCACCCCGATGATAGGAACCTCTAAATCGTTTGCTACTTCTAACTCTTCCAGATCATGAACCTCCATTAAAACTTCCAATCCTTTATTTGTCGCATAGTAAAAAAGTTCTTCTACCCTTTTTTTTGGTAAAGCTGCTGCGATAAGCAGAATGACATTTGCTCCATAATCATGAGCCCGATCGATTTGAATTTCATCAATGATGAAATCTTTGTTTAATAGCGGAAGCTGAACCGCTTTTCTTACTGCTAGTAAATCACCCATCGTTCCTTGGAAGAACGGTGTGTCCGTTAAGACAGAAATGGCACCAGCACCAGAGCTTTCGTACTCTTTCCCTTGGATAACAGGATCCATTTGATCATTTATAACGCCTTTCGACGGGGAAGCGCGCTTGATCTCCGCAATGATGTTCATATGTTCCGAATGCATAAACGTCTGGTAGAGAGATGTCGGCTGTTTTATTTCCGACTTCCCTTCCGAATGATAGGATCTCTTTAATTCTTCAACTTCCTTTTCTTTTTCCGCTAATATTTTATCTAGGATGGTCATGCTCTACACTCCTATTGTCCGTTTGCTATATTCCACTAACGTATTCAACTTTTCTAATGCAGCACCAGAATCAATGCTTTTTTTCGCTAAAGCAACCCCTTGCTGAACGGTTTCTGCTTTTCCATTCGCAAAAATTGCGAGCCCTGCATTTAACAGTACCGTATCCCGGTAAGGACCCTTTTCTCCGTTCAAAACTTGACGAAGGATTTCCGCATTTTCTCTAGAATCCCCACCCCTAATTTGATCTAAATCATAGATAGGCAGGTTCACTTCCTCTGGGTTTAGTGTGAACTGAATGATTTCTCCCCGGTCTAGAAGCACAAGATGATTTTCGCCTGCTAATGATGCTTCATCCATATAACCAGCTCCATTCACTACCAAAGCTCGCCGGCGTCCCAATTGATGCAAAGCACTTGCCATACTTTCTAGCATGTCACGACGATAAATACCAAGCAGCTGACTTTCTAATTGAACTGGGTTTGTTAAAGGACCTATTAAATTAAAAATCGTCGGAATCCGTAATTGCTTCCTTACTCCCATGATTCGTTTTAAAGATGGATGAACATGTGGAGCAAAAAGAAAGGCAATTCCTATTTCGTTCAGTAGTTCCTCCATTTGTTCTGCTGTTAAGGAAAGAGACACGTGTAGGTGCTCTAATACATCGGCACTTCCTGTTTTACTAGAAACACTTCTATTTCCGTGTTTCGCGACGGTAATACCTGCACCCGCTACAACGAAAGCTGATGTCGTACTAATATTAAAGCTCTGCGAACCGTCTCCTCCTGTTCCGCAGTTATCCATAACAGACGTAAGGTTAGAAAACTTTAACGGAGATTTTTCACGAATGACGTTCACTAATCCAGCAATCTCTTCCGGGGTCTCTCCCTTTACTTTTAAACCGGTTAAAAAAGCACCAATTTCCGTATCCGATACCTCTTCTCCAAACATTTGTCTTGCCGCCCCATCCATCTCTTCTACACTAAGCGCTTGGTGGTTAATTACCTTTTCAAGATACTGTTTCACGAGAATACTCCTTTCTTACCGTTGTAAAGAAATTGTTTAAAATCGTTTTTCCTGTTTCTGTACCGATCGACTCTGGATGAAATTGAAGGCCGTAAACTGGAAGTCGATTATGCTTTACAGCCATCACTTCTTGATCATCCATTGCCGTAGCTATAACGGTTAGCTCTTTTGGTACGCTATTTTTTTCGATAACGAGCGAGTGATAACGCATCACTTCAATCGGTTGGCTTAAATACTCAAATAGGTTCTCACTTTTATGGATCAGCATAGACGTTTTTCCATGTTTGATTTGCTTCGCATGAGTTATCGTTCCGCCGAAGGCAGCACCAATTGCTTGGTGCCCCAAACAAATACCTAGGATTGGATACTCTCCGGAAAGCTTCTGGACAACATCGATACAGATCCCGGCTTCTTGCGGAGTTCCTGGTCCCGGAGACAACACAATGGCTTCCGGATGTAATGCTCTTATTTCGTCGATTGTGATCTGATCGTTTCGAATAACTTGAACCGCTTCTCCTAACTCCGAAATATATTGATATAAGTTAAAAGTAAACGAATCGTAATTATCAATGAGTAGAATCATCGGTATCAACCTCCAATAATGATTTCGCTTTATTTAGTGTTTCTTGATATTCAGTAGCTGGATCTGAATCATAAACAATTCCAGCGCCTGCTTGAACGTAGGCCATTTTATCTTTGATCACAAGCGTGCGGATCGCTAAGGCAAGATCGAGATCTCCGTTCATATTGATATAGCCAACAGCACCTGCATACACGCCGCGTTTTTGTTTTTCTAGCTCGTTAATAATTTGCATCGCTCTTATCTTTGGTGCGCCAGAGACCGTTCCAGCTGGTAACGTTGAGATAAGTGCATCTATCCCGGTGTAATCCTTACGAAGTGTCCCTTGCACCTCCGATACGATGTGCATCACATGCTGATATCGTTCAATCGTCATATATTTCGGTATCGTTATACTTCCAATCTCACAGACACGGCCTAAATCGTTGCGACTTAAATCTACAAGCATCTTGTGCTCTGCCAGTTCCTTTTCATCAGCTAGCAGCTCATCTGCTAATTGAACATCCTCTTCCCTCGTTTTGCCCCGAGGTCTTGTTCCCGCGATTGGGTTTGTAATGAGTTGTGAGCCTTTTGTTTTAATTAAGCTTTCCGGAGAAGCGCCGAGTACGATATAATCCTCAAAATCGATGTAAAACATGTAAGGCGAAGGATTTGCTCGTCGCAAGTTTCGGTAAAACGTAAAAGGATCGGTATCAAAGCTTGCTTTCATTCGTTGTGATAATACGACCTGAAAAATATCCCCGTTTGTAATGTGTTCCTTCGCTTTTTCGACCAATTCCATGAACGCTTGTTTTTCTATCGATGGTGTAAAGGTTACTTTGGATACCAACACCTCTTCTTCTAGTCGGTGTGCCGCTATATCTTCTTGGAATGCTGTTAAGCTTTGTTCTAGTTGCTCATCGGTTCGTTCTCCCGATAAGTTTAAAGCTAGTATCGTAACCGTTTGTTTGAGATGATCAAACACAATCACATCCTGGTAAAACATTTGATGGACCTCAGGCATTTGGATTTCATCCTCCATGATGGCTCCAATGTGTTCATAGGCTCTTATCACGTCATAGCCCATGAAGCCAATCGCTCCACCGTAAAACGGAAAATCAAGATCCAAGGAATCATTCGGAATGTGCTGCTGTAACAGCTCTAATGGTTTCCCTGTTTCTTCTTGCGTGTTTTCTCCTTCGATGAGCGTGATGTTATTTCCACGTCCTATCAGTTCCTTGTAGGGATTTACTCCAATGAAAGAATATCTTCCCTTTTCACCCGAGATGGTGGAACTCTCTAGCAAAAACTTCTTCTTTCCTTGAATCCGATTAAAAACGGAAATAGGGGTTAATACATCGCCATTTAGTTGTTTGCTTTTATAAGAAATCGTTGATGTTGTCGTCATGTTTACTTCCTCCCTTAAAATAAAAAAGTCCCCTATATTTACAGTCCTAGCTGCAAATATAGGGGACGGTTTATATGCCGCGGTGCCACCACTATTGAAGGGATTACCCTTCCTCTCATTCGGATACGGAGGTTTCCCTCTTATATCCTATCCCAGTAACGGGGGATGCCGTTATTCCCTACTATTATTCAGGAATACTCTCGTAAGCCCATTCGACAGAACTGTTTTGCCAACTCCCACCAACGTCGGCTCTCTTAGAAAACAGTCATTCTGTGTACTCTTCTTACTCTACGATTTGAGTTTCTTTATATAAAATATTTTTTCTAAACAAAAAGGGTCTCCCTATCCGTAAAGGACGAGGAGACCCGTGGTACCACCTTCATTAGTTGCATGTGCAACTCACTTGAACCGCATAAGCCATTACTTATACGTATCTCTTTTATCGATGAGATTTTCGCCAAAGCCTACTGTTCGATTCGAAGTTCGGTTTGGAGCTCAG is from Radiobacillus kanasensis and encodes:
- the trpC gene encoding indole-3-glycerol phosphate synthase TrpC, with translation MTILDKILAEKEKEVEELKRSYHSEGKSEIKQPTSLYQTFMHSEHMNIIAEIKRASPSKGVINDQMDPVIQGKEYESSGAGAISVLTDTPFFQGTMGDLLAVRKAVQLPLLNKDFIIDEIQIDRAHDYGANVILLIAAALPKKRVEELFYYATNKGLEVLMEVHDLEELEVANDLEVPIIGVNNRNLKTFEVDLGITERLAQHIKRSDALLISESGMKTTADVERVQKAGARAILVGETMMRSGNLAQTFEELRIPFNREQTS
- the trpD gene encoding anthranilate phosphoribosyltransferase, whose protein sequence is MKQYLEKVINHQALSVEEMDGAARQMFGEEVSDTEIGAFLTGLKVKGETPEEIAGLVNVIREKSPLKFSNLTSVMDNCGTGGDGSQSFNISTTSAFVVAGAGITVAKHGNRSVSSKTGSADVLEHLHVSLSLTAEQMEELLNEIGIAFLFAPHVHPSLKRIMGVRKQLRIPTIFNLIGPLTNPVQLESQLLGIYRRDMLESMASALHQLGRRRALVVNGAGYMDEASLAGENHLVLLDRGEIIQFTLNPEEVNLPIYDLDQIRGGDSRENAEILRQVLNGEKGPYRDTVLLNAGLAIFANGKAETVQQGVALAKKSIDSGAALEKLNTLVEYSKRTIGV
- the trpE gene encoding anthranilate synthase component I, with translation MTTTSTISYKSKQLNGDVLTPISVFNRIQGKKKFLLESSTISGEKGRYSFIGVNPYKELIGRGNNITLIEGENTQEETGKPLELLQQHIPNDSLDLDFPFYGGAIGFMGYDVIRAYEHIGAIMEDEIQMPEVHQMFYQDVIVFDHLKQTVTILALNLSGERTDEQLEQSLTAFQEDIAAHRLEEEVLVSKVTFTPSIEKQAFMELVEKAKEHITNGDIFQVVLSQRMKASFDTDPFTFYRNLRRANPSPYMFYIDFEDYIVLGASPESLIKTKGSQLITNPIAGTRPRGKTREEDVQLADELLADEKELAEHKMLVDLSRNDLGRVCEIGSITIPKYMTIERYQHVMHIVSEVQGTLRKDYTGIDALISTLPAGTVSGAPKIRAMQIINELEKQKRGVYAGAVGYINMNGDLDLALAIRTLVIKDKMAYVQAGAGIVYDSDPATEYQETLNKAKSLLEVDTDDSTH
- a CDS encoding anthranilate synthase component II, which gives rise to MILLIDNYDSFTFNLYQYISELGEAVQVIRNDQITIDEIRALHPEAIVLSPGPGTPQEAGICIDVVQKLSGEYPILGICLGHQAIGAAFGGTITHAKQIKHGKTSMLIHKSENLFEYLSQPIEVMRYHSLVIEKNSVPKELTVIATAMDDQEVMAVKHNRLPVYGLQFHPESIGTETGKTILNNFFTTVRKEYSRETVS